A genome region from Camelina sativa cultivar DH55 chromosome 10, Cs, whole genome shotgun sequence includes the following:
- the LOC104723488 gene encoding SNF1-related protein kinase regulatory subunit beta-2 isoform X2, whose product MGNVNAREEANSNNASAVEDDDAEICSREAMSAASDGNYHHVAPPELMGQSPPHSPRATQSPLMFAPQVPVLPLQRPDEIHIPNPSWMQTPSSLYEEACNEQGIPTMITWCHGGKEIAVEGSWDNWKTSRLQRSGKDFTIMKVLPSGVYEYRFIVDGQWRHAPELPLARDDAGNTFNILDLQDYVPEDIQSISGFEPPQSPENSYSNLLLGAEDYSKEPPVVPPHLQMTLLNLPAANPDIPSPLQRPQHVILNHLYMQKGKSGPSVVALGSTHRFLAKYVTVVLYKSLQR is encoded by the exons ATGGGTAACGTGAACGCGAGAGAAGAAGCGAATAGTAACAACGCCTCTGCGGTTGAAGACGACGACGCTGAGATTTGTTCCCGTGAAGCCATGTCTGCTGCTTCCGATGGTAACTACCACCATGTAGCTCCTCCTGAGCTTATGGGTCAATCTCCTCCTCATAGCCCTCGAGCTACTCAGTCTCCTCTCATGTTCGCTCCTCAG gttCCGGTGCTTCCACTTCAAAGACCTGATGAAATTCACATCCCTAATCCGTCGTGGATGCAAACGCCATCTTCTTTGTATGAAGAGGCTTGTAACGAGCAAGGTATCCCTACGATGATCACTTGGTGCCATGGTGGCAAGGAGATTGCTGTTGAAGGATCATGGGACAATTGGAAGACAAG TCGGCTGCAGAGATCTGGGAAAGATTTCACAATCATGAAAGTGTTGCCTTCAGGAGTCTATGAGTACAGGTTCATTGTTGATGGACAGTGGAGGCATGCCCCTGAGCTTCCCTTGGCAAGAGATGATGCTGGGAACACTTTCAACATTTTGGACCTTCAG GACTATGTTCCTGAAGACATTCAAAGCATATCTGGGTTTGAGCCTCCGCAATCTCCAGAGAATAGTTACAGCAACTTGCTTTTGGGAGCTGAGGACTACTCCAAAGAACCGCCTGTGGTTCCCCCGCACCTACAGATGACACTGCTGAACTTGCCAGCAGCCAATCCTGACATTCCATCTCCGCTGCAAAGACCTCAGCATGTCATCCTCAATCATCTTTACATGCAGAAGGGCAAAAGTGGTCCATCTGTGGTTGCGCTTGGTTCCACTCACCGCTTTTTAGCAAAGTATGTAACTGTGGTGCTCTACAAGTCATTGCAGAGGTGA
- the LOC104723488 gene encoding SNF1-related protein kinase regulatory subunit beta-2 isoform X1 yields MGNVNAREEANSNNASAVEDDDAEICSREAMSAASDGNYHHVAPPELMGQSPPHSPRATQSPLMFAPQVPVLPLQRPDEIHIPNPSWMQTPSSLYEEACNEQGIPTMITWCHGGKEIAVEGSWDNWKTRSRLQRSGKDFTIMKVLPSGVYEYRFIVDGQWRHAPELPLARDDAGNTFNILDLQDYVPEDIQSISGFEPPQSPENSYSNLLLGAEDYSKEPPVVPPHLQMTLLNLPAANPDIPSPLQRPQHVILNHLYMQKGKSGPSVVALGSTHRFLAKYVTVVLYKSLQR; encoded by the exons ATGGGTAACGTGAACGCGAGAGAAGAAGCGAATAGTAACAACGCCTCTGCGGTTGAAGACGACGACGCTGAGATTTGTTCCCGTGAAGCCATGTCTGCTGCTTCCGATGGTAACTACCACCATGTAGCTCCTCCTGAGCTTATGGGTCAATCTCCTCCTCATAGCCCTCGAGCTACTCAGTCTCCTCTCATGTTCGCTCCTCAG gttCCGGTGCTTCCACTTCAAAGACCTGATGAAATTCACATCCCTAATCCGTCGTGGATGCAAACGCCATCTTCTTTGTATGAAGAGGCTTGTAACGAGCAAGGTATCCCTACGATGATCACTTGGTGCCATGGTGGCAAGGAGATTGCTGTTGAAGGATCATGGGACAATTGGAAGACAAG AAGTCGGCTGCAGAGATCTGGGAAAGATTTCACAATCATGAAAGTGTTGCCTTCAGGAGTCTATGAGTACAGGTTCATTGTTGATGGACAGTGGAGGCATGCCCCTGAGCTTCCCTTGGCAAGAGATGATGCTGGGAACACTTTCAACATTTTGGACCTTCAG GACTATGTTCCTGAAGACATTCAAAGCATATCTGGGTTTGAGCCTCCGCAATCTCCAGAGAATAGTTACAGCAACTTGCTTTTGGGAGCTGAGGACTACTCCAAAGAACCGCCTGTGGTTCCCCCGCACCTACAGATGACACTGCTGAACTTGCCAGCAGCCAATCCTGACATTCCATCTCCGCTGCAAAGACCTCAGCATGTCATCCTCAATCATCTTTACATGCAGAAGGGCAAAAGTGGTCCATCTGTGGTTGCGCTTGGTTCCACTCACCGCTTTTTAGCAAAGTATGTAACTGTGGTGCTCTACAAGTCATTGCAGAGGTGA